TAAAAGGAATTGAAGCTGGTCCATCCCAAGGTTCCATGATACAAGCATTGAATTCATAAAAAGCTTTTTTCTCCTCAGACATAGTTTGGTGTTTTTCCCAAGCTTCGGGAACTACCATCATCATGGCTTCTGGTAAAGAGCGACCTGTCATTAGTAACAATTCAATAACCATATCCATGGATGCTGAATCTGATTTTCCTTCTAAAATAATGGGGAATAATTTTTTGATGTTATCGCCAAAAACATCACTTTTCATAAGCGCTTCACGTGCCCGCATTCGACTAATGTTTCCACGGAGCGTATTGATTTCTCCGTTATGACACATGTAACGGAACGGTTGTGCTAATTCCCAAGAAGGGAAAGTATTTGTTGAAAATCTTTGATGTACTAATGCTAATCGGGTTACCAAATCATCATCTTGCAAATCAGTATAAAACCGACTAATATCTTCGGGCATTAAGAGTCCTTTATAAATAATAGTTGTGGTAGAAAAGCTTGAGAAATAAAAGCGATGACTTTCGGAAATTTTAGAATTGATGATAGAATGTTCCGCTATTTTTCTGGCAGCAAATAATTTAGCGTTGAATTGTTGTTCGTTAAGTTGTAATCCATTTTTGCTGACAAAGACTTGCTTTATAGTAGGCTCTTTATCGGCTGCAATTGCTCCAAGATTAGATTTGTCAACAGGAACATCACGCCAACCAATTATAGTTAAATTCTGTTCCTTAATGGCTGTTTCAAAGGCAGTTTTGCAAAAGGAAATTTGGTTCTCACTTTTGGGTAAAAAGACCATGCCAACAGCATATTCTTTAGGTTTTGGAATCTCAAAAGAACAAACTTTTTTAAAGAAATCATGAGGAATATCAAATAGAATTCCGGCACCATCCCCAGTTCTACCATCCGAACTTACTGCGCCTCGATGTTCTAGTTTTATTAAAATGTCAAGCGCTTTATGAATAATGTCATTCGATTTAATTCCATTTAAATTGCAAATAAATCCTGCACCGCAATTATCATGTTCAAATTCTGGTAAATAAAGACCTTGTTCTTTTATTTTCATGCGTATTAAATTTTTACTAAATTAATATTTTAGATAAAAATAATTTACTTAAATTTACTATTGTATCAATTTTTATCAGTATTACGCTGTAAACTATAAAATATTATTAATTTGACAATAAATGAATTGTTTTAAAAGCTTCTCTGCAATTTTTTGTCTGTTTTGAGTTTGATTAGTAGTAGCAAATTAGACCAGATTAATTTCTTGAATAAAGTAGCTAATTTGATATACATTTCTTTTTGGTTTGATTCTAATTAATTACTTTTGTGACTCGTTTTACTGTTCTGAAGTTTTTGGACAGTTTTGCATCTCACAAACCAACTTATTTATATGAACATACACGAATATCAAGGAAAAGAAATTTTAGCAAGTTATGGCGTTCGCGTTCAACGTGGCATCGTCGCTAATAGTCCAGTAGAAGCTGTTGCAGCTGCCAAACAATTAACGGCCGAAACAGGAACGGGCTGGCATGTTATTAAAGCTCAAATTCACGCAGGTGGAAGAGGAAAAGGCGGCGGAGTAAAATTGGCTAAAAATCTGCAACAAGTGGAAGAACTTTCAGAACAAATTATTGGGATGATGTTAAAAACGCCTCAAACTCCACCAGAAGGAAAAAGAGTGCATAAAGTTTTAGTTGCTGAAGATGTTTATTATCCTGGAGAAAGTGAAACGTCTGAGTTCTATATGTCAGTGCTTTTAAACAGAGCCAAAGCAAGAAATATGATTATGTATTCTACAGAAGGTGGAATGGATATAGAAGAAGTAGCTGAACATACGCCACATTTAATTTTTACAGAAGAAATTGATCCAACTGTTGGTTTACAAGCTTTTCAAGCACGTAGAATTGCCTTTAATCTTGGACTTTCTGGAAATGCTTTTAAAGAAATGGTGAAATTTGTAGATTCATTATACAACGCTTATATCGGTTGTGATGCTTCTATGTTTGAAATTAATCCAGTTTTAAAAACTTCGGATAACAAAATCATGGCAGTTGATGCTAAGGTGAATATTGATGACAATGCTTTATACCGTCAACCAAAATACGCAGACATGCGTGATATTCGTGAAGAAAATCCAATTGAAGTAGAAGCCAAAGAAGTTGGTTTGAACTACGTTGATCTTGATGGAACTGTAGGATGTATGGTTAACGGAGCAGGATTAGCAATGGCAACCATGGATTTAATTAAATATGCAGGTTTTGAGCCAGCCAATTTCCTTGACGTTGGTGGAACTGCTGATGCAAAACGTGTGGAAACAGCCTTTAGAATTATCCTTAAAGATCCCAATGTAAAAGCCATTTTGATTAATATATTTGGTGGAATTGTTCGTTGTGACCGTGTTGCCCAAGGAGTTGTTGATGCCTATAAAAATATGGGAGATGCTATAAAAGTGCCAATCATTGTACGTTTGCAAGGAACTAATGCTGAAATTGCAAAAGAACTAATAGATAATTCGGGTATGCCAATTTTATCTGCAGTACAATTTCAAGAAGCAGCAGATCAAGTTAAAGCGGCTTTATCTTAATAAATTGAAATTCAATATAGAAATAAAATCCTGAGTGAAAGCTCGGGATTTTTTATTATTTTTCGACACTATTTCAAGTAACAGTATATATGGATACAACTACTTTCTCAACTAAAAGAATCAATCTTTTCATAATGCTGATATCAGCCACCATGATGTTGATTGTGCTTAACCTTCCTTTCAAAGCAAAACCTTTTGGTGATAATACTTTTCATGTCGAATCTAAAAATTTAGCCCGTTATCTAAAAGGAGATGTTAGCTATGATAAAGTAACTATAACCAAAGCGCCAGGGCCTATTATTTTTTATACACCAGCTTATTTTATTGCCTCTTCAAAAGCTACTGATAATCAGCTCTGGGTATATGCAACAGTATTTACTTTTATAATTGTTACTATCAGTTTATTATTAATTTTTAAGATTGCCAATGCATTATTTTCAAAAGAAGTAGGGCTTCTTACTATTTTGCTCTTCTTTGCTTTCCCAATACATTGTTATTATTCTTTGGGAATTTTGGCCGAAGTACCTGCCTTTTTTTCCTTGACATTAGCACTTTATGGTTGGACTATAGCGTTTCAAAATCCCAATAAAAAAACAGGTTGGATTTTATTGATTCTTGGCATGTGGTTCTTAATTCTGAACAGACCCAACACGATGCTGATTTTAGGTCTAGGATTTTTGATTGTCGGCTATTCTTATTTCAAGAGAAAGGAATTTTTTAAAATCTTTGGAAAAAAACTCCTGCTAACTTTTTGTTGTGTTGGATTGTTGGGATACGGAGCCTTACAAGCTGCAAAAGCAATCACTGGGACCAAATCTTATGAAAACCAAGAAGGCTTATTTTATTATGTAGCCCATATGGGAAGATTTCAATTTAGAGAGGAACCTACCGACTTTCGTTTCTGGGATAATGATAACAGAGCTGATAGTAAAGACTATCAAAATTGGGGGAAAAGCGGAACTGAATTGTCTGGTATTATGGACAAAACCCATCGTTCCTCTAACGAAGTTTATAAAGAATTTTTGATTAATGATGCTTTTGAACATCCATTCCTTTTTACAAGACAATTTTTTGTAAAATGCTTTTATGGTCACGTTTATTTCATTAATAGTGTTACTCCAGAAAAATTTCATTTAGGACCAATTCACGGCCCCATAGCTTATTGGTTTGTAATTCTTCTGATAAATTGTATTAATCTATTACTCATTTTTGGAGCCTTTGTATTTTTATTCAAAGAAAAAAACTTAATCCATTACTGGTTGTTTTGGGCAGTTATTGTTGCTTTATTAATTTTTCACGGTTTAACTTATATGGAACCACGTTATATGTTTCCAACAAGAGTTGCTTTATACCTCATGAGTGCTGCAGGTTTATACAGAATTCGATGGGTGCAAAATAAAGTCAACTTTATTGCTAAATTTGTTTTTCCAAATAAAACACAAACTAGCTAATGGAAGCCAGCCAAAAACCCATTATTGGAATCGTTTCTCCTTGTTATAACGAAGAATTAGTTTTGCCTGAAACATCATTGCAATTGAACGATATTATAAAAGATTTGGTGGCCCGAAATATCATTTCTGAAAAGAGTTTTGCCGCTTTTGTTGATGATGGGAGTAAGGATAAAACTTGGCACTGTATAGAAGAAAAAGCCACTCAATTAACCCATATTAAAGGTTTAAAATTAGCTGGAAATGTAGGTCATCAAAAAGCATTACTAGCAGGATTACTTATCTTCAAAGACGAAGCCGACGCTTTAATTTCTATTGATGCCGATTTGCAAGACGATGTTAGTGTTATTGAAGAAATGATTTTAAAATTTTTATCTGGAATTGATGTCGTCTATGGTGTTCGAAAAGAAAGAACGACAGATACTTTTTTCAAACGAAATACAGCCTTACTTTTTTATAATTTAATGAAAATCATGAAGGTGAATATCATTCACAATCACGCCGATTATAGATTGTGCAGCAAAAGAGTTTTGAACGCTTTAGCGCAGTTTGATGAAGTGAATTTGTTCCTTCGAGGCATTATCCCAAGCATTGGGTTCAACAAAGATGTGGTTTATTATGACCGATTAGAACGGTTTGCAGGTGAGTCAAAATATCCCTTCCGAAAAATGGCTGCTTTTGCCTGGAATGGGGTTACTTCCTTTAGTAATTATCCCTTAAAATTGGTAACTATAATAGGTTTTGTTATCTTTTTTGTTTGTTTGATTATGACCGGTTATGCTTTGTTTGCTTTGTACACAGGCAATGTGGTTCCCGGTTGGCTTTCAACGGTGTTACCTATGTATTTTTTAGGAGGAGTTCAGTTATTTTGTTTCGGAATAATAGGCGAATATATTGGTAAAATTTATTCAGAAGTAAAACAAAGACCACGATATTTCATTGATAAAAGAGTAGACTAAAAAAATTATGGAAAAAGATTTTGAAAAGAAATATCATGATGTTGAAACAGACCACTGGTGGTTCAAATCGCGTAGAAAATACTTGCTTGACTTACTGAAAGACGCGCCAAAAGACAGCAAAGTACTTGACATTGGTTCTTCGTCTGGAATCTTTCTAAAAGACTTGGAAGCTTTAGGTTTTAAAACTGAAAATCTTTTTGGAATTGATATTAGCGAAATAGCTATAGAAAACTGTAAGGCTAACGGAATTGCTAATGCCTATGTAATGGATGCCCAAAACATAACACTCAATGAAACTTTTGATATTATCATTGCCTCGGACTGTTTAGAGCATCTTCAAGAGGACACCAAAGCGATTAAAAATTGGAAAAGCCTGCTTAAAATAGGAGGGACCATGTATGTTTTTGTTCCCGCTTTTATGTCGTTATGGAGTTACCATGATGAAGTAAATATGCACTATCGTCGTTATACTAATCCCGAATTAAAATCAAAGCTGATAGCTGAAAATTTAGAAATTATAAAATCTAGTTATTGGAATTTCTTTTTGTTTTTACCGGTGTATTTATTCAGAAAAATGAGCGCTGTTTTTCAAAAGAATAAAAAAGGAGAAGCCGATATTAGCATTGGTAACCCTTTAGTAAATTCCACTTTACTTAATTTAATTGTTTTTGAAAACAAACTGTTGAAAGCAGTGAATTTCCCCTTTGGCGTAAGCACTTTTTGTATTGCCAAAAGAGTTTCTTAGTATCAAAATTCTAATTCAAAACGATTAAAAGGCACTATAAGCTATTGTTTACTAAGCCCTTTCGGAAATAGAAATCCGATAGGGCTTTTTTTATTTTTACATCGAATTCTCGACAAAACCAATCGAATTCTAATTTTTATCGCATTGTTTAGAAGTAAAGTCTATTTTTGATTTAATAATTAGCGATATGAAATTAAAACTACTATTTGTATTTCTCTCCTTTTCTTTGTTTGTCAACGGACAAAACAAAGCGATTGATAGTTTGTCATGGCAGCTTACCCATACCAAAAGCGATATTGTAAAAGCTAAAACGCTTAATAATTTGGCCAGTGAATACCTGTCAACAAATCCAAAACAAGTCTTGCAATATGCTACTAAAGCGTTGCAGCTTGCAAAATCAATTGGCTTTAAAGTTGAAGAAGGAAATGCGTATCATCTTCTAGGAAATGCTAATGTACTTCTTGGGAACTATACTCAAGCACTTGACTATTTTTCAAAATCCCAAACTATTTTCGAAAATGAATTGCCTATAGGTTCAGAAGAAAATATAAATGAAATAAAAAATGGCTTGGCTCGTGCTTATGGAAGCATTGGTTATGTTTTTATGGAACAAAGTAATTACGATAAAGCCTTGCAGTTTAATTTTAAATCGTTAAAAATCTTTGAAGAAACCAACAACCTAAAAAAATTAGCTAGAGTTTATAATAATATTGGAGTAATTTATAAATCGCAAAACGAGCTTTTTAAAGCTTTAGTATACTATGAAAAATGCTTGGATATTCAAGAAAAACTAAAAGACGAAAACATTGGAACTACCACTAGTAACATAGGCTTAATTTACTTACTGAAAAAAAACTATCCAAAAGCAGTAGCCCGTTTCAATGAAGCAAAAGTGTATTTTGATAAGTATCCCAATCCACAAGGGTTAGCCCAACTTTATTATAATAATTCATTGTATTATTCTGAAATCAATCAATTTGCTAAGGCTATTGAATTTACAGATAAAGCATTGGCTATTTTTACAAAAACGGAAAACAAATTTGGAATAGCCAATTCGTATGCCAATTTGGGAGAAATATATTTAAAGCAAAAAAAATACGATTCAGCATTAGAGTATACCAACAAAGCTTTGGTCTTGTCAAGAGAGTTAAACACGCTAGATAAAGTACAAGTATTTGAAAAAACGCTAAGTGATATTTATGAAAAACAAAATAATATAAGCGAAGCATATAAGCATTACAAACTCTATAGTGTTGCAAAAGATAGCGTAACCAATGCGCAAACCATAAAAAATTCGATACGCGCTGAAATGAATTTTGATTTCGATAGAAAACAAATGATTCAAAAAGAAGAACAAATTAAAAAGGATTTGGTTTACAACGAGCAAAAAAAGTACAATCAAATCAAAGTATTCTTATCTATTTTATTGTCTTTATTGCTATCTGGAATTGCTTTCCTAATGTACAACCGAGTACAACTTAAAAAGACATTAACCCTTGAAAAAGAATTAGCCGTATACGAACAAAAAGCATTGCACTTGCAAATGAATCCTCATTTTGTGTTTAATTGTTTGGGATCGATATCCAGTTTTATTGTCAAAAACAGTACGGATGCCGCCATTAAATATTTAGCCAAGTTTTCTAAACTAATGCGATTAACTTTAGAATATTCCAAAGAATCGCTAATCCCAATCGATAAAGAAATCGAAAGCCTTGAAAATTATTTGGAACTAGAACAATTGCGATTCAATAATTCGTTCCAATTTAAAATAAACAAATGCAAAGAAATTGAGGACGATGTGGCATTACCACCCTTATTGTTGCAACCTTTTGTTGAAAATGCCATAATTCACGGTATGAATCCAAACACTAGAACGGGTCTTATCACTTTAGATTTTTTTCTAGAAAACGAAAGTTTAGTTTGTGTAGTTACCGATAATGGTATAGGAATTAACAAATCGAAAGAAATGAAGAAAAACTTGGTATCTATGCACAAATCGATGGCATTAGATATTACTAAAAAGAGACTGGAAATGATGGAGGAAACCACCTCTAAAAAATCAAAAGTGACCATTGAAGAAATCCAGGAAAACGGAAAAGTATTGGGAACTAGAGTTACACTCGTTTTACCGCTACAATATTTATCTACTATATAACTAAATTAAAAAAGAAATGATTACAGCTGTACTTATAGACGATGATATCAATTTAAGAGATGGAATGAAAGGACTTCTTTCACTTTATGCACCCGATATTTCTATCATTGGTGAAGCGGATAGCGTGGAAAGTGGCGTGAAAATCTTAAACAACTTAAAACCTCAAATTGTTTTTCTAGATATTCAAATGAATGACGGAACAGGTTTCGATATTCTAGAAAAATTATCTGAAATCAACGGCAAAGTAACGTCACATGTAATATTTGTTACCGCGTATGAGCATTATGCTATCAAAGCATTCCGATTTAGTGCTTTAGATTTTTTATTAAAACCTGTTGCACCTGATGATTTAGAAAAAGTAGTGGATAAAATTAGAATGGTTCTAGAAAAAGATAACGACTATTCACACATCGATTTATTATTAGAAAACATCAGGAAAAAAGCAGATAACTTTAAAAGAATCGCTTTGTCCAATTCTGATGGAATGCATTTGTTAGACATTAATGATATTATTCGCTGCGAAAGTGATGACAATTATACTAAGTTTTTTATAAAAAGCGGAAAACCAATCCTAATCTCAAAAACACTAAAAGAGTATGAGGAATTGTTATCAGAATACGATTTTGTCAGGATTCATCAATCGCATTTAATAAACTTAGCTTACGTTAAGTCGTATGTGAAAAAAGAAAATGGATTTGTAGTGATGCATAATGACGAACATCTTCCAGTATCTCAAAGAAAAAGAGATTTATTGCAAGACGTTTTGTCCAAAAAAATAAATTAAAATACACCATACAGACTCCCAAGTTGAACCAAAATATAATGATAATGAAAAATACTATTTACCTAATACTGTTGTTGTTTGCTGGGATGGCAAATGCTACAAATATCGTGTTTGATGGAACAGTCTTTAAAAATAAAGTATTGCAATCTTCCACATCCAATTCGATTGCCAAAGATAACAATGGCAATAATTTAAAAGTAGATGCGGATGGCGATAATGAGATTAGTTTGACAGAAGCTAACGCAGTCTATCAATTAGATGTAAGTAGTGCTTCTATAGTAAACTTGACGGGTATCGAGAGTTTTACCAATTTGAGAACTTTAGATTTTCACCAAAATTTAGTCACTACTGTTGAACTTTCTGCTTTAGTAAACTTACAACATTTAGTTGCTGATCATAATAGCCTTACTACAATAGATTTGTCTGCTTTGGTGAATCTTTTAGATTCTGATGTATCCAATAATTCGCTTTTTACCATTTACGCCAAAAACGGGAACAATTCAGATGTTTTTAATTTCAGCAGTGGAGATATTTCTAATTTATCGTATATCTGTATTGATGAAGCTCAAGTAGCATCAGTCATAAATGATTTACCAGGTAGTACAACTGTTGTTGTTAATTCATATTGTACCCCAACTCCAGGACCTGTAGGGAGTTATGAAACTATATCAGGAACCATAGCTTATGATGGAAATGGGAACGGAATTGATGCGAGTGATGCTAAATTTCCATTTGTGAAAGTGAAATGTGTAATTGGTGCCGATACGCTTCAAACTATAACAGATGCAAACGGTCAATATGCTTTCTATACCCAACAAACTTCAGGAAGTTATACCGTAAGCCCAGTAATTGAAACGAGCAGTGCATTTATAATTCCAACAGCACCGGGAGGAACTTTGGGTGCCAATGCTACTGTTGACTTTCCTATCACTGCAGCCACTGTTCCTTCGCCTGATTTAGAAGTAGTAGTAGCACCTAATGCTTCAGCAGTAGCTGGAGGCAATACAGTTTATCAGGTAACCTATAAAAACAAAGGCTCTAGAATAGTAAACGGAAATGTGCTGCTTACTTACGATAGTTCGAAAACTAGTATTGTTAGTTGCTCAGATGTAAGCGCTTCTATTGCTACTGCAGGACAAGTCGCTTTAAATTTTTCTAATTTACTGCCATTCGAAACCAGAAGTTTTAATGTAACGCTGTCAATAAATGCCGGTAATGCAGTAGGGGAGGCTTTAAATTTCAATACTACCATTACCGATAATCTAGGAGCTACAGAAACGACAACAGCACCAGACAATGCTTTCAATTACAAACAAAGTGTTGGTACTGTTACTCAAAACACCATAGATTGTCTAGAAGGTGTAGCCGCTGATAATACACAAATTGGAAATTACCTTCATTACCGAATCAATTTTGTAAACACAGGAAATGCTGTGGCTAAAAATGTGACTGCTAAAGTGGTTTTTGACCCTGCAAAATACGACATGAACTCATTGCAAATCCTCAATTCTTCTAATCCGTTAAATCTTAGAATTAGCGGAGCAACTGCGATATTTTTTATGGGTAATGTAAATGCTGGTGGGCCTGGAGGAGACGGAGGAATATTGCTAAAAATAAAAACAGTAGGTTCGTTAGCATCAGGATCTACCGTAACCAGTAGTGCCCAACTATTTTTCGATTATGAAGCAGGTTTCATTCCAACACTTATAACTCCTGCCGAAGTTACAACGAACAATGCTGCCACTACATTCCAGAATTTAAGTATTGGGCAAAATGAAATGGATGCTTCTATCCTAGTTTATCCAAATCCAACCAATTCAATACTAAATATCGATAGTAACAATAGTATTAAAACTGTACAACTTTATGATATTTCAGGAAAGTTGTTGCAAACCAATATATCCGATTCTGATAAGGTCTCAATGGATATGACGCAAAGATCAAACGGAATTTACTTCCTTAAAATAACTTCTGATAAAGGTCAGAAAGTAGAAAAAATTGTGAAAGAGAAAGATTAGTTTTTTGTATATGCTTGTTTGAACCACTAGTTTGCATTAGTTAGTATGTAAATTAGTGGTTTTTTTATTTCAAATAAAAGGGCACTACAGGGAATTTAAAGCCCCTTTTAATTTTTCAATCTCCAAGGGTTTCAACAAAAAGTCATTAAAGTAAAAATTGTATTCCTCATTGTCTTTGGCAGCTATATCCGCAGTGAGCCCAAATATGGGAGTTTCTTTGTTGAAGTTGGGAAGTGTTCTAATGTTTTTAGCAGCCTGATAACCATCCAAAACAGGCATGTGAATGTCCATTAGGATATAATCATATTTAGTGTTTTGTGATTTTTCTGTGGCTTCAAGTCCATCTTTAGCATGGTCAGTAACCATACCCCATTTGGATAAAAGTTTCAAGGCAATCATAGCATTAATAGCATTGTCCTCTACTAGCAATACTTTTACACCATTAATATCATTTTCAAAATTAGTCTGATTGTTTTGCTCTGTATTTTTAGATTTCTTCAACTTCAATTCAAAAGTAAAAGCTGAGCCTTTTCCAATAATACTTTGTATTTCTATTTTACTTCCATGCAATTCAATGAGCCTTTTCGTAATCGATAAACCCAAACCTGCTCCATCTTTTTTTCGGGTAATGCCCGATTTAAGTTGGGAGAAACTTTCAAAGACTTTTTCCAGATTCTCTTTCTCAATTCCAATGCCAGTATCCGATACTTTGAATGCCACAGTATCGTGAGTCTCTGTTTGATGTAC
The window above is part of the Flavobacterium sp. N1994 genome. Proteins encoded here:
- a CDS encoding LytR/AlgR family response regulator transcription factor, with product MITAVLIDDDINLRDGMKGLLSLYAPDISIIGEADSVESGVKILNNLKPQIVFLDIQMNDGTGFDILEKLSEINGKVTSHVIFVTAYEHYAIKAFRFSALDFLLKPVAPDDLEKVVDKIRMVLEKDNDYSHIDLLLENIRKKADNFKRIALSNSDGMHLLDINDIIRCESDDNYTKFFIKSGKPILISKTLKEYEELLSEYDFVRIHQSHLINLAYVKSYVKKENGFVVMHNDEHLPVSQRKRDLLQDVLSKKIN
- a CDS encoding T9SS type A sorting domain-containing protein, whose protein sequence is MKNTIYLILLLFAGMANATNIVFDGTVFKNKVLQSSTSNSIAKDNNGNNLKVDADGDNEISLTEANAVYQLDVSSASIVNLTGIESFTNLRTLDFHQNLVTTVELSALVNLQHLVADHNSLTTIDLSALVNLLDSDVSNNSLFTIYAKNGNNSDVFNFSSGDISNLSYICIDEAQVASVINDLPGSTTVVVNSYCTPTPGPVGSYETISGTIAYDGNGNGIDASDAKFPFVKVKCVIGADTLQTITDANGQYAFYTQQTSGSYTVSPVIETSSAFIIPTAPGGTLGANATVDFPITAATVPSPDLEVVVAPNASAVAGGNTVYQVTYKNKGSRIVNGNVLLTYDSSKTSIVSCSDVSASIATAGQVALNFSNLLPFETRSFNVTLSINAGNAVGEALNFNTTITDNLGATETTTAPDNAFNYKQSVGTVTQNTIDCLEGVAADNTQIGNYLHYRINFVNTGNAVAKNVTAKVVFDPAKYDMNSLQILNSSNPLNLRISGATAIFFMGNVNAGGPGGDGGILLKIKTVGSLASGSTVTSSAQLFFDYEAGFIPTLITPAEVTTNNAATTFQNLSIGQNEMDASILVYPNPTNSILNIDSNNSIKTVQLYDISGKLLQTNISDSDKVSMDMTQRSNGIYFLKITSDKGQKVEKIVKEKD
- a CDS encoding class I SAM-dependent methyltransferase, yielding MEKDFEKKYHDVETDHWWFKSRRKYLLDLLKDAPKDSKVLDIGSSSGIFLKDLEALGFKTENLFGIDISEIAIENCKANGIANAYVMDAQNITLNETFDIIIASDCLEHLQEDTKAIKNWKSLLKIGGTMYVFVPAFMSLWSYHDEVNMHYRRYTNPELKSKLIAENLEIIKSSYWNFFLFLPVYLFRKMSAVFQKNKKGEADISIGNPLVNSTLLNLIVFENKLLKAVNFPFGVSTFCIAKRVS
- the sucC gene encoding ADP-forming succinate--CoA ligase subunit beta; translation: MNIHEYQGKEILASYGVRVQRGIVANSPVEAVAAAKQLTAETGTGWHVIKAQIHAGGRGKGGGVKLAKNLQQVEELSEQIIGMMLKTPQTPPEGKRVHKVLVAEDVYYPGESETSEFYMSVLLNRAKARNMIMYSTEGGMDIEEVAEHTPHLIFTEEIDPTVGLQAFQARRIAFNLGLSGNAFKEMVKFVDSLYNAYIGCDASMFEINPVLKTSDNKIMAVDAKVNIDDNALYRQPKYADMRDIREENPIEVEAKEVGLNYVDLDGTVGCMVNGAGLAMATMDLIKYAGFEPANFLDVGGTADAKRVETAFRIILKDPNVKAILINIFGGIVRCDRVAQGVVDAYKNMGDAIKVPIIVRLQGTNAEIAKELIDNSGMPILSAVQFQEAADQVKAALS
- a CDS encoding glycosyltransferase family 39 protein; the protein is MLISATMMLIVLNLPFKAKPFGDNTFHVESKNLARYLKGDVSYDKVTITKAPGPIIFYTPAYFIASSKATDNQLWVYATVFTFIIVTISLLLIFKIANALFSKEVGLLTILLFFAFPIHCYYSLGILAEVPAFFSLTLALYGWTIAFQNPNKKTGWILLILGMWFLILNRPNTMLILGLGFLIVGYSYFKRKEFFKIFGKKLLLTFCCVGLLGYGALQAAKAITGTKSYENQEGLFYYVAHMGRFQFREEPTDFRFWDNDNRADSKDYQNWGKSGTELSGIMDKTHRSSNEVYKEFLINDAFEHPFLFTRQFFVKCFYGHVYFINSVTPEKFHLGPIHGPIAYWFVILLINCINLLLIFGAFVFLFKEKNLIHYWLFWAVIVALLIFHGLTYMEPRYMFPTRVALYLMSAAGLYRIRWVQNKVNFIAKFVFPNKTQTS
- a CDS encoding glycosyltransferase family 2 protein, which encodes MEASQKPIIGIVSPCYNEELVLPETSLQLNDIIKDLVARNIISEKSFAAFVDDGSKDKTWHCIEEKATQLTHIKGLKLAGNVGHQKALLAGLLIFKDEADALISIDADLQDDVSVIEEMILKFLSGIDVVYGVRKERTTDTFFKRNTALLFYNLMKIMKVNIIHNHADYRLCSKRVLNALAQFDEVNLFLRGIIPSIGFNKDVVYYDRLERFAGESKYPFRKMAAFAWNGVTSFSNYPLKLVTIIGFVIFFVCLIMTGYALFALYTGNVVPGWLSTVLPMYFLGGVQLFCFGIIGEYIGKIYSEVKQRPRYFIDKRVD
- a CDS encoding tetratricopeptide repeat protein → MKLKLLFVFLSFSLFVNGQNKAIDSLSWQLTHTKSDIVKAKTLNNLASEYLSTNPKQVLQYATKALQLAKSIGFKVEEGNAYHLLGNANVLLGNYTQALDYFSKSQTIFENELPIGSEENINEIKNGLARAYGSIGYVFMEQSNYDKALQFNFKSLKIFEETNNLKKLARVYNNIGVIYKSQNELFKALVYYEKCLDIQEKLKDENIGTTTSNIGLIYLLKKNYPKAVARFNEAKVYFDKYPNPQGLAQLYYNNSLYYSEINQFAKAIEFTDKALAIFTKTENKFGIANSYANLGEIYLKQKKYDSALEYTNKALVLSRELNTLDKVQVFEKTLSDIYEKQNNISEAYKHYKLYSVAKDSVTNAQTIKNSIRAEMNFDFDRKQMIQKEEQIKKDLVYNEQKKYNQIKVFLSILLSLLLSGIAFLMYNRVQLKKTLTLEKELAVYEQKALHLQMNPHFVFNCLGSISSFIVKNSTDAAIKYLAKFSKLMRLTLEYSKESLIPIDKEIESLENYLELEQLRFNNSFQFKINKCKEIEDDVALPPLLLQPFVENAIIHGMNPNTRTGLITLDFFLENESLVCVVTDNGIGINKSKEMKKNLVSMHKSMALDITKKRLEMMEETTSKKSKVTIEEIQENGKVLGTRVTLVLPLQYLSTI